From the unidentified bacterial endosymbiont genome, one window contains:
- the iclR gene encoding glyoxylate bypass operon transcriptional repressor IclR: MVATVPAKRGRKPAVPSAAPQGGQVQSLTRGLKLLEWIAESHSSVALTELAQQAGLPNSTTHRLLTTMQQLGFVRQVGDLGHWAVGAHAFVVGSSFLQSRNLLAIVHPILRQLMEDSGETVNLAVLDQSDHQAIIIDQVQCTQLMRMSAPIGGKLPMHASGAGKAFLSQLSEEQVTGLLHRKGLHAYTHATLVSPVHLKEDLAISRKRGYSFDDEEHALGLRCLAACIFDEHREPFAAISISGPISRMTDDRVTELGALVIKAAKEVTLAYGGMR, from the coding sequence ATGGTCGCTACCGTTCCCGCTAAACGCGGCAGAAAACCCGCTGTCCCCTCCGCTGCGCCTCAGGGCGGACAGGTTCAATCGCTGACGCGTGGCCTGAAGCTGCTGGAATGGATAGCCGAGTCGCACAGCAGTGTGGCCCTGACCGAGCTGGCGCAACAGGCTGGTTTGCCAAACTCTACCACCCACCGTCTGCTGACCACCATGCAACAGTTGGGCTTTGTCCGTCAGGTGGGGGATTTAGGGCATTGGGCGGTGGGGGCACATGCGTTTGTTGTCGGCAGTAGCTTCCTGCAGAGCCGCAACCTGCTGGCGATTGTGCACCCTATTCTGCGCCAGCTAATGGAAGACTCTGGCGAGACGGTGAACCTGGCAGTGCTGGATCAGAGCGATCATCAGGCAATCATTATTGACCAGGTGCAGTGCACGCAGTTAATGCGCATGTCGGCGCCCATTGGCGGCAAGTTGCCGATGCATGCCTCCGGGGCGGGTAAGGCCTTCTTATCACAGCTCAGCGAAGAGCAGGTTACCGGGTTGTTACATCGCAAAGGTCTGCACGCCTATACGCACGCCACGCTGGTTTCCCCTGTGCATCTGAAAGAAGATCTGGCTATTTCCCGCAAGCGCGGCTATTCATTTGATGATGAAGAACATGCACTCGGGTTACGTTGCCTCGCGGCCTGTATTTTTGACGAACACCGCGAGCCCTTTGCGGCCATTTCCATCTCCGGGCCGATTTCGCGTATGACAGATGACCGCGTGACCGAGCTGGGTGCGCTGGTGATTAAGGCGGCGAAAGAGGTTACGCTGGCGTACGGTGGGATGCGTTAA
- the aceK gene encoding bifunctional isocitrate dehydrogenase kinase/phosphatase, with the protein MSRGLELLIAQTILQGFDAQYGRFLEVTSGAQQRFEQADWHAVQQAMKQRIHLYDHHVGLVVKQLRCITDGKHPDAAFLLRVKEHYAHLLPDYPRFEIAESFFNSVYCRLFDHRALSPERLFIFSSQPERRFRSIPRPLAKDFFPDRGWEKMLHRVLSDLPLRLPWENKARDIGYIIAHLNETIGAETLTQSHLQVANELFYRNKAAWLVGKLVMPSATVPFLLPIHRTDDGELFVDTCLTTSVGASIVFGFARSYFMVYALLPAALVEWLREILPGKSTAELYMAIGCQKHAKTESYREYLYYISSADELFIEAPGIRGMVMLVFTLPGFDRVFKVIKDKFAPQKEMTAAHVRACYQLVKEHDRVGRMADTQEYENFVLDKQQIDPALMALLMQEAPGKITDLGDKIVISHLYIERRMVPLNIWLEQSEGQALRDAIEEYGNAIRQLAAANIFPGDMLFKNFGVTRHGRVVFYDYDEICYMTEVNFRDIPQPRYPEDELSGEPWYSVSPGDVFPEEFRHWLCVDPRIRPLFEEMHDDLFRASYWRGLQTRIKNGHVEDVYAYRRKQRFSVRFNASHRTPA; encoded by the coding sequence ATGTCGCGTGGTCTGGAATTATTGATTGCACAAACCATTCTGCAGGGCTTCGACGCCCAGTATGGCCGTTTTCTGGAGGTCACTTCCGGCGCGCAGCAACGCTTTGAACAAGCAGACTGGCATGCGGTGCAACAGGCTATGAAGCAGCGTATCCACCTTTACGATCACCACGTGGGCCTGGTGGTGAAACAACTCCGTTGTATTACCGACGGTAAACACCCCGACGCGGCATTTTTACTGCGCGTGAAGGAGCACTACGCTCATCTGTTACCCGACTATCCGCGCTTCGAAATTGCGGAGAGTTTCTTCAACTCCGTCTATTGCCGGCTATTTGACCACCGGGCATTATCCCCTGAGCGGTTATTTATCTTCAGCTCCCAGCCGGAGCGACGCTTTCGTTCCATTCCGCGTCCGCTGGCGAAAGATTTTTTCCCCGATCGCGGATGGGAAAAGATGCTGCATCGGGTATTATCCGACTTACCGCTGCGTTTGCCCTGGGAGAACAAAGCCCGGGATATCGGCTATATCATCGCGCACCTCAATGAAACCATCGGCGCAGAGACGCTCACCCAGAGCCATTTGCAGGTTGCCAATGAGCTTTTCTACCGCAATAAAGCCGCCTGGCTGGTCGGCAAACTGGTGATGCCATCGGCCACGGTGCCGTTTCTGCTGCCCATTCACCGTACCGATGACGGTGAGCTTTTTGTGGATACCTGCCTGACGACCAGCGTCGGGGCCAGCATTGTCTTCGGTTTCGCCCGTTCCTATTTTATGGTCTACGCCCTGCTACCTGCGGCCCTCGTGGAGTGGTTGCGCGAGATCCTGCCCGGAAAATCGACTGCCGAACTGTATATGGCGATTGGCTGTCAGAAGCATGCAAAAACCGAAAGCTATCGGGAGTATCTGTACTATATTTCCAGCGCGGATGAGCTGTTTATTGAAGCCCCCGGTATTCGCGGCATGGTGATGCTGGTGTTTACGCTGCCAGGATTTGACCGGGTGTTTAAGGTGATAAAAGATAAATTCGCGCCGCAGAAAGAGATGACCGCCGCCCACGTCCGGGCCTGTTACCAGTTGGTGAAAGAGCACGACCGCGTCGGACGAATGGCCGATACCCAGGAGTACGAAAATTTCGTGCTGGATAAACAGCAGATTGATCCGGCGCTGATGGCGCTGTTAATGCAGGAAGCGCCGGGGAAGATCACCGATCTTGGCGACAAAATCGTGATAAGCCATCTTTATATTGAGCGACGCATGGTGCCGCTGAACATCTGGCTGGAACAGTCAGAAGGCCAGGCGCTGCGGGATGCGATTGAAGAGTATGGCAATGCCATCCGCCAGCTCGCCGCTGCGAACATTTTTCCTGGCGACATGCTATTCAAAAACTTCGGCGTCACGCGCCACGGCCGGGTGGTGTTCTACGATTACGATGAAATTTGCTATATGACCGAGGTGAATTTCCGCGACATTCCGCAGCCGCGCTATCCGGAAGATGAACTGTCCGGCGAGCCATGGTACAGCGTCTCGCCTGGTGATGTCTTTCCTGAAGAATTCCGCCACTGGCTGTGCGTTGACCCGCGTATCAGACCGTTATTTGAAGAGATGCATGATGACCTGTTTCGCGCCAGCTACTGGCGTGGTCTGCAGACGCGGATCAAGAACGGGCATGTGGAAGACGTCTACGCTTACCGCCGCAAGCAGCGGTTTAGCGTGCGGTTTAACGCATCCCACCGTACGCCAGCGTAA
- the metH gene encoding methionine synthase — translation MSSKVKQLRAQLNERILVLDGGMGTMIQGYRLSEDDFRGERFADWPCDLKGNNDLLVLSKPKVITDIHNAYFEAGADIVETNTFNSTTIAMADYQMGSLSAEINFEAAKLARACADEWTARTPDKPRYVAGVLGPTNRTASISPDVNDPAFRNITFDQLVDAYRESTKALVEGGSDLILIETVFDTLNAKAAIFAVKEEFEALGVELPIMISGTITDASGRTLSGQTTEAFYNSLRHADALSFGLNCALGPDELRQYVQELSRIAQCYVTAHPNAGLPNAFGEYDLDADTMAAQIREWAESGFLNIVGGCCGTTPEHIAAMSRAVAGLPPRKLPELPVACRLAGLEPLTIGNDSLFVNVGERTNVTGSAKFKRLIKEEKYSEALDVARQQVESGAQIIDINMDEGMLDAEAAMVRFLNLIAGEPDIARVPIMIDSSKWEVIEKGLKCIQGKGIVNSISMKEGVEIFTHHAKRVRRYGAAVVVMAFDEVGQADTRERKIEICRRAYKILTEEVGFPPEDIIFDPNIFAVATGIEEHNNYAQDFIGACEDIKRELPHALISGGVSNVSFSFRGNDPVREAIHAVFLYYAIRNGMDMGIVNAGQLAIYDDLPSELRDGVEDVILNRRDDATERMLDLAEKYRGSKSDGAVNVQQAEWRAWDVKKRLEYSLVKGITEFIEQDTEEARQQAVRPIEVIEGPLMDGMNVVGDLFGEGKMFLPQVVKSARVMKQAVAYLEPYIEASKEKGSSNGKMVIATVKGDVHDIGKNIVGVVLQCNNYEIVDLGVMVPADKILKTAREVNADLIGLSGLITPSLDEMVNVAKEMERQGFTIPLLIGGATTSKAHTAVKIEQNYSGPTVYVQNASRTVGVVASLLSATQHDDFVARTRKEYETVRIQHARKKPRTPPVTLQAARDNDLAFDWSSYTPPVAHRPGVQAVSASIETLRNYIDWTPFFMTWSLAGKYPRILEDEVVGVEAKRLFQDANDMLDQLSAEKTLNPRGVVGLFPANRVGDDVEIYRDETRTHVLAVSRHLRQQTEKVGFANYCLADFVAPKLSGKADYIGAFAVTGGLEEDTLAEAFETQHDDYNKIMVKAIADRLAEAFAEYLHERVRKVHWGYAANENLSNEELIRENYQGIRPAPGYPACPEHTEKGTIWQLLDVETHTGMKLTESFAMWPGASVSGWYFSHPDSKYFAVAQLQRDQVEDYALRKGMSVSDVERWLAPNLGYDAD, via the coding sequence GTGAGCAGCAAAGTAAAACAACTGCGTGCGCAGTTAAATGAACGAATTCTGGTGCTGGACGGCGGTATGGGCACCATGATCCAGGGCTATCGTCTGAGCGAAGACGATTTCCGCGGCGAGCGTTTCGCCGACTGGCCCTGCGACCTGAAGGGTAACAACGACCTGCTGGTGTTAAGCAAGCCGAAAGTGATTACCGATATCCACAACGCCTACTTCGAAGCGGGGGCGGATATTGTTGAAACTAACACCTTTAACTCGACAACCATCGCCATGGCGGATTACCAGATGGGATCCCTGTCGGCAGAGATCAACTTTGAGGCGGCAAAACTGGCGCGCGCCTGCGCAGACGAGTGGACGGCGCGCACGCCTGACAAGCCGCGCTACGTGGCGGGGGTTCTGGGGCCGACAAACCGCACCGCGTCAATTTCACCGGATGTGAATGACCCTGCTTTTCGTAACATCACCTTCGATCAGCTGGTCGACGCATATCGTGAGTCCACCAAAGCGCTGGTGGAAGGCGGTTCAGATCTGATCCTGATCGAAACGGTATTCGATACCCTCAATGCCAAAGCGGCCATTTTCGCGGTGAAAGAGGAATTCGAGGCGCTGGGCGTTGAGCTGCCGATCATGATTTCCGGCACCATTACCGACGCGTCTGGACGCACCCTGTCCGGCCAGACGACCGAAGCCTTTTACAACTCTCTGCGCCATGCTGACGCGCTCTCATTCGGCCTGAACTGTGCGCTGGGGCCGGATGAACTGCGTCAGTATGTGCAGGAACTTTCGCGCATCGCACAGTGCTACGTTACCGCGCACCCGAACGCGGGTCTGCCAAACGCCTTTGGCGAATACGACCTGGACGCTGACACCATGGCAGCGCAAATCCGCGAGTGGGCTGAATCCGGCTTTCTGAATATCGTCGGCGGCTGCTGCGGCACCACGCCGGAGCATATCGCCGCGATGAGCCGTGCGGTCGCCGGGCTGCCGCCGCGTAAACTGCCTGAGCTGCCGGTCGCCTGCCGTCTTGCTGGCCTTGAGCCGTTAACCATCGGCAACGATAGCCTGTTTGTGAACGTCGGAGAACGTACTAACGTCACGGGTTCCGCGAAGTTCAAACGGCTGATTAAGGAAGAGAAGTACAGCGAAGCGCTGGACGTCGCCCGCCAGCAGGTGGAGAGCGGTGCACAAATTATCGATATCAACATGGATGAGGGAATGCTCGACGCGGAAGCGGCGATGGTGCGCTTCCTCAACCTGATTGCTGGTGAGCCGGATATCGCCCGCGTGCCAATCATGATCGACTCCTCCAAATGGGAGGTCATCGAAAAAGGGCTGAAATGCATTCAGGGTAAAGGCATCGTTAACTCCATCTCGATGAAAGAGGGGGTCGAAATCTTTACCCACCATGCGAAGCGGGTGCGCAGATATGGCGCGGCTGTCGTGGTGATGGCCTTCGACGAAGTGGGCCAGGCCGATACTCGCGAGCGCAAAATTGAGATATGCCGCCGCGCGTACAAGATTCTGACCGAAGAGGTGGGCTTCCCGCCGGAAGACATCATCTTCGACCCGAACATTTTCGCCGTCGCGACCGGTATCGAAGAACACAACAACTACGCCCAGGACTTTATCGGCGCGTGTGAGGACATCAAGCGCGAGCTGCCGCATGCGCTGATCTCCGGCGGGGTGTCAAACGTGTCGTTCTCGTTCCGTGGCAACGACCCGGTGCGTGAAGCCATCCACGCTGTGTTCCTTTATTACGCCATTCGTAACGGTATGGACATGGGGATCGTCAATGCCGGACAGTTGGCGATTTACGACGACCTGCCGTCAGAGCTACGTGATGGGGTGGAAGACGTCATCCTCAACCGCCGTGACGATGCCACCGAACGGATGCTGGATCTGGCAGAAAAATACCGCGGCAGTAAATCGGACGGAGCCGTTAACGTTCAGCAGGCCGAGTGGCGTGCGTGGGACGTGAAAAAACGTCTGGAGTACTCGCTGGTCAAAGGCATCACTGAGTTTATTGAGCAGGATACGGAAGAAGCGCGTCAGCAGGCCGTCCGCCCGATTGAGGTGATCGAAGGGCCACTAATGGACGGCATGAACGTGGTGGGCGATCTGTTTGGCGAGGGCAAAATGTTCCTGCCGCAGGTGGTGAAATCCGCGCGGGTGATGAAGCAGGCGGTGGCCTACCTTGAACCCTATATTGAAGCCAGCAAAGAGAAGGGTTCCAGCAACGGTAAAATGGTCATCGCCACCGTGAAGGGCGACGTGCATGACATTGGCAAAAACATTGTCGGCGTTGTGTTGCAGTGTAATAACTATGAGATTGTCGATCTTGGGGTGATGGTCCCGGCGGACAAAATCCTCAAAACCGCGCGTGAAGTGAATGCCGACCTGATTGGTCTCTCCGGGCTGATTACCCCGTCGCTGGACGAAATGGTCAATGTAGCTAAAGAGATGGAGCGTCAGGGCTTTACTATTCCGCTGTTGATTGGCGGGGCGACCACCTCAAAAGCGCACACGGCGGTGAAAATTGAGCAAAACTACAGCGGCCCGACGGTCTATGTGCAAAACGCTTCGCGTACCGTGGGTGTTGTCGCTTCGCTATTATCAGCCACGCAGCATGACGATTTTGTGGCACGCACCCGCAAAGAGTACGAAACCGTCCGTATCCAGCACGCCCGCAAGAAACCGCGCACCCCGCCGGTGACGTTGCAGGCAGCGCGCGATAACGATCTGGCGTTTGACTGGTCAAGCTATACGCCACCGGTGGCGCACCGTCCTGGCGTGCAGGCGGTGAGTGCCAGCATTGAGACGCTGCGAAACTACATCGACTGGACGCCGTTCTTTATGACCTGGTCGCTGGCGGGGAAATATCCGCGCATCCTCGAAGATGAGGTGGTCGGCGTTGAGGCGAAGCGTCTGTTCCAGGATGCCAACGACATGCTGGATCAACTGAGCGCAGAGAAAACCCTCAACCCGCGCGGGGTAGTGGGGCTGTTCCCGGCGAACCGCGTGGGTGACGACGTTGAAATTTATCGTGATGAAACCCGCACGCATGTGCTCGCCGTAAGCCGCCATTTGCGCCAGCAGACGGAGAAAGTGGGCTTTGCGAACTACTGCCTGGCTGATTTTGTTGCGCCAAAGCTCAGTGGTAAAGCCGACTATATCGGCGCTTTCGCCGTAACCGGTGGCCTGGAAGAAGACACCCTGGCGGAGGCGTTCGAAACCCAACACGATGATTACAACAAAATCATGGTGAAGGCAATTGCAGACCGACTGGCGGAAGCCTTCGCGGAATACCTGCATGAGCGCGTACGTAAGGTGCACTGGGGCTACGCGGCAAATGAAAACCTCAGCAACGAGGAACTTATCCGTGAAAACTACCAGGGGATCCGGCCGGCACCGGGCTACCCGGCCTGCCCGGAACATACCGAGAAGGGGACTATCTGGCAGTTGCTGGACGTCGAAACCCATACGGGGATGAAACTGACCGAATCGTTCGCCATGTGGCCTGGGGCGTCGGTCTCAGGCTGGTACTTCAGCCATCCGGACAGTAAATACTTCGCCGTGGCGCAGTTGCAGCGCGATCAGGTCGAAGATTACGCGCTGCGCAAAGGCATGAGCGTGTCAGACGTCGAACGTTGGTTAGCGCCTAACCTGGGCTACGACGCCGACTAA
- the aceB gene encoding malate synthase A, producing MTQQTITVDELAFTQPYGDQEQQILTAEAVDFLTELVTRFTPQRNKLLAARIYQQQEIDEGKLPGFISETASIRHGEWKIRGIPDDLQDRRVEITGPVERKMVINAMNANVNVFMADFEDSLAPDWRKVIEGQINLRDAVNGTISYTNEAGKIYQLKPDPAVLICRVRGLHLPEKHVTWRSEAIPGSLFDFALYFFHNHKSLLAKGSGPYFYLPKTQSWQEAAWWSDVFSYAEDRFNLARGTIKATLLIETLPAVFQMNEILHALRDHIVGLNCGRWDYIFSYIKTLKNHADRVLPDRQVVTMDKPFLSAYSRLLIKTCHKRGAFAMGGMAAFIPSKDAGRNNQVLNKVKADKELEARNGHDGTWIAHPGLADTAMDVFNRVLGNNKNQLFITLEEDAPVAEEHLLVPCTGERTEEGMRANIRVAVQYIEAWISGNGCVPIYGLMEDAATAEISRTSIWQWIHHQQTLSNGKLVTKSLFRQMLGEELRVIQDELGEHRFSRGRFDDAARLLEQITTSDELIDFLTLPGYRLLA from the coding sequence ATGACACAACAGACAATCACGGTTGATGAACTGGCTTTTACCCAGCCATATGGCGACCAGGAGCAGCAAATTCTTACGGCAGAAGCGGTAGACTTTCTCACCGAGCTGGTGACTCGCTTTACCCCACAGCGCAACAAACTGCTGGCGGCACGCATTTATCAACAGCAGGAAATTGACGAGGGTAAATTACCCGGGTTTATTTCGGAAACAGCTTCCATTCGTCATGGCGAATGGAAAATCCGCGGCATCCCTGATGATTTACAGGATCGTCGCGTGGAGATCACCGGCCCGGTAGAGCGCAAGATGGTGATCAACGCCATGAACGCCAACGTTAACGTTTTTATGGCGGATTTCGAAGATTCTCTGGCACCGGACTGGCGTAAAGTGATTGAGGGGCAAATCAACCTGCGTGATGCCGTTAACGGGACTATCAGTTACACCAACGAAGCCGGTAAAATTTATCAACTCAAACCGGATCCGGCGGTTCTGATCTGTCGCGTACGTGGTCTGCATCTGCCTGAAAAGCACGTGACCTGGCGCAGTGAAGCCATCCCGGGCAGTCTGTTTGATTTCGCTCTCTATTTCTTTCACAACCACAAAAGCCTGCTGGCGAAAGGCAGTGGCCCCTATTTCTATTTACCAAAAACCCAGTCATGGCAAGAAGCCGCGTGGTGGAGTGACGTCTTCAGCTATGCAGAAGATCGTTTCAACCTGGCGCGCGGCACCATCAAAGCCACGCTACTGATTGAAACGCTGCCTGCAGTATTCCAGATGAACGAAATTCTGCATGCGCTGCGCGACCATATTGTGGGCCTGAACTGCGGACGCTGGGATTACATCTTCAGCTATATCAAAACGCTCAAGAATCACGCCGACCGCGTGTTGCCGGATCGCCAGGTTGTCACCATGGATAAACCTTTCCTGAGCGCTTACTCACGCTTGCTGATTAAGACCTGCCACAAGCGCGGAGCCTTTGCGATGGGGGGCATGGCGGCATTTATTCCGAGCAAAGACGCCGGGCGCAATAATCAGGTGCTTAACAAAGTGAAAGCGGATAAAGAGCTGGAAGCGCGTAACGGCCATGACGGAACCTGGATTGCCCATCCGGGGCTGGCCGATACGGCGATGGACGTCTTTAATCGCGTACTGGGGAACAATAAAAACCAGCTGTTTATCACCCTTGAAGAGGATGCGCCAGTAGCAGAAGAACACCTGCTGGTACCCTGTACCGGCGAAAGGACGGAAGAGGGCATGCGCGCCAATATCCGCGTTGCCGTGCAGTACATCGAAGCGTGGATTTCCGGTAACGGCTGCGTGCCGATTTACGGCCTGATGGAAGATGCCGCCACGGCGGAGATCTCGCGAACCTCTATCTGGCAGTGGATCCACCATCAACAAACGCTAAGTAACGGCAAGCTGGTCACCAAATCCCTGTTCCGCCAAATGCTGGGTGAAGAGTTGCGGGTTATCCAGGACGAGCTGGGCGAACACCGTTTTAGCCGCGGCCGTTTTGACGACGCTGCGCGCCTGTTGGAGCAAATCACCACCTCAGATGAGTTAATCGACTTCCTCACTTTGCCGGGCTACCGCTTGCTGGCGTAA
- the metA gene encoding homoserine O-acetyltransferase MetA, with protein MPIRVQDELPAVNFLREENVFVMTASRATGQEIRPLKVLILNLMPKKIETENQFLRLLSNSPLQVDIQLLRIDARESRNTPSEHLNNFYCNFDDIREDNFDGLIVTGAPLGLVEFNDVAYWPQIKQVMEWAKDHVTSTLFVCWAVQAALNILYGIPKQTRSDKLSGVYAHHILHPHALLTRGFDDSFLAPHSRYADFPAQLIRDYTDLEILAETEDGDAYLFASKDKRIAFVTGHPEYDPHTLAAEYFRDIEAGLNPDVPYNYFPKNDPQHTPAATWRSHGNLLFTNWLNYYVYQITPYDLRHMNPTLE; from the coding sequence ATGCCGATTCGGGTGCAGGACGAGCTACCAGCCGTCAATTTCTTACGTGAAGAAAACGTCTTTGTGATGACGGCTTCACGTGCCACAGGTCAGGAAATTCGTCCGCTAAAGGTGCTTATTCTCAATCTGATGCCGAAAAAAATCGAGACAGAGAACCAATTTCTGCGTCTGCTTTCGAACTCACCCCTACAGGTGGATATCCAGTTGCTGCGTATTGATGCCCGCGAGTCGCGCAATACACCGTCTGAGCATCTGAACAACTTTTACTGTAACTTCGACGATATCCGTGAGGATAATTTTGATGGATTGATTGTGACCGGCGCGCCGCTGGGTCTGGTGGAGTTCAATGACGTTGCCTACTGGCCGCAGATCAAACAGGTGATGGAGTGGGCAAAAGATCACGTCACTTCCACGCTTTTTGTCTGTTGGGCGGTACAAGCCGCACTGAATATTCTTTATGGGATCCCCAAGCAAACCCGCAGTGACAAGCTTTCAGGCGTATATGCACACCATATTCTTCATCCCCATGCGCTACTGACGCGCGGTTTTGATGACTCCTTCCTTGCTCCGCACTCCCGGTATGCCGATTTCCCGGCTCAATTGATTCGGGACTATACCGATCTGGAGATCCTGGCGGAAACGGAAGACGGAGATGCCTACCTGTTTGCCAGTAAAGACAAACGTATTGCTTTTGTCACGGGACATCCTGAGTATGATCCGCATACCCTTGCGGCCGAATATTTTCGCGATATCGAAGCGGGTCTTAATCCGGATGTCCCGTACAACTATTTCCCGAAAAACGACCCGCAACACACGCCAGCGGCAACCTGGCGTAGTCATGGAAATTTGTTATTTACCAACTGGCTCAACTATTACGTCTACCAAATTACGCCATACGATCTGCGTCATATGAATCCGACGCTGGAGTAA
- the aceA gene encoding isocitrate lyase, whose translation MKTRTQQIEELQKEWTQPRWEGIRRPYSAEEVVKLRGSVNPECTLAQHGAAKMWRLLHGSSKKGYINSLGALTGGQALQQAKAGIEAIYLSGWQVAADANLASSMYPDQSLYPANSVPSVVDRINNTFRRADQIQWAAGIEPNDPRFTDYFLPIVADAEAGFGGVLNAYELMKSMIEAGAAAVHFEDQLASVKKCGHMGGKVLVPTQEAIQKLVAARLAADVLGVPTLVIARTDADAADLITSDCDPYDSEFITGERTSEGFYRTHAGIEQAISRGLAYAPYADLIWCETSTPDLGLAQRFADAIHAKFPGKLLAYNCSPSFNWQKKLDDKTIASFQQQLSDMGYKYQFITLAGIHSMWFNMFDLAHAYAQGEGMKHYVEKVQQPEFAAGKDGYTFVSHQQEVGTGYFDNVTTIIQGGTSSVTALTGSTEEAQF comes from the coding sequence ATGAAAACCCGCACCCAACAGATCGAAGAATTACAAAAAGAGTGGACTCAACCGCGCTGGGAGGGCATCCGCCGTCCGTACAGCGCCGAGGAAGTGGTGAAATTACGCGGCTCGGTTAACCCTGAATGTACGCTGGCACAACATGGCGCGGCGAAAATGTGGCGTCTGCTGCACGGCAGCTCTAAAAAAGGCTACATCAACAGCCTTGGCGCGCTAACCGGCGGCCAGGCGCTGCAGCAGGCGAAGGCAGGTATTGAGGCAATCTATCTTTCCGGATGGCAGGTTGCGGCGGATGCCAACCTCGCCTCCAGCATGTATCCGGATCAATCGCTCTATCCGGCAAACTCCGTGCCGTCGGTGGTGGATCGGATCAACAACACTTTCCGCCGCGCGGATCAGATCCAGTGGGCGGCAGGTATCGAGCCAAACGATCCGCGCTTTACCGACTATTTCCTGCCGATCGTCGCGGATGCAGAAGCGGGTTTCGGCGGGGTATTGAACGCGTATGAGCTGATGAAATCGATGATTGAGGCCGGTGCAGCGGCCGTTCACTTCGAAGATCAGCTGGCGTCGGTGAAGAAGTGTGGGCACATGGGCGGCAAGGTACTGGTACCGACGCAGGAAGCCATTCAGAAGCTGGTCGCGGCGCGTCTTGCCGCAGACGTTCTCGGCGTGCCGACGCTGGTCATTGCGCGTACCGATGCGGATGCAGCGGATCTCATTACTTCTGACTGTGACCCGTATGACAGCGAATTTATTACCGGCGAGCGTACCAGCGAAGGCTTTTACCGCACCCATGCAGGTATCGAGCAGGCGATTAGCCGTGGCCTGGCGTATGCGCCCTATGCGGACCTGATATGGTGTGAAACCTCTACGCCAGACCTGGGGCTGGCGCAACGCTTTGCCGATGCCATTCATGCGAAATTCCCGGGCAAACTGCTGGCCTATAACTGCTCGCCGTCCTTCAACTGGCAGAAGAAACTGGATGACAAAACCATCGCCAGCTTCCAGCAACAGCTGTCTGACATGGGCTACAAATACCAGTTCATCACCCTGGCGGGTATTCACAGCATGTGGTTCAACATGTTCGACCTGGCACACGCCTACGCGCAGGGGGAAGGCATGAAGCACTATGTCGAGAAAGTGCAACAGCCAGAGTTTGCCGCAGGTAAAGATGGTTATACCTTCGTCTCGCACCAGCAGGAGGTAGGCACCGGCTATTTCGATAACGTCACCACCATTATTCAGGGCGGCACCTCCTCAGTCACCGCCTTAACGGGGTCAACCGAAGAAGCACAGTTTTAA